One genomic region from Leptolyngbyaceae cyanobacterium JSC-12 encodes:
- a CDS encoding hypothetical protein (IMG reference gene:2510096962) yields MLSRCNEIYILLSTFRLMRLIATVVVEIPGFDITILQS; encoded by the coding sequence ATGCTGTCTCGTTGCAATGAAATCTACATTTTGCTCTCTACGTTTCGCTTAATGCGGTTGATTGCAACTGTTGTGGTTGAGATTCCAGGTTTTGATATTACCATACTTCAATCTTAG